The Bacteroides fragilis NCTC 9343 genome includes the window TCTACCTCCTGCCACATGAACTGTACTTTGACACGTCCCTGATTTTTAGGGTCGTCATTGCTCACTACTCTCGCCATTTCCGGATAGGCTACCGGCATCACGGCATCTCCCCACGGCATGATGGGCGTACCACCCGGTACGCCACAGAAGGTGTTGCTATATTGTCCTTTATAGTTTACCGTATGGGTAATCTCCGTGATGCGGTAACGTCCCAAATCGGTAATCTTAACTCCTGGGAAACTTTCGGGTACACGGGTAACCACCAATTCTCCCAGTCGTATGCCGCAGTAACGGCTTGAAGCCTTGATTTGAGACAATTGGGAATAGTTGCGGTGAAATCCGGCATCCCCGTAGTGTTCCAAATCCATTGCGCTATACGCAGGTCTTATCGAGGGTAGTTTTGCCTCGGTAGGGAAGATAGGTTCACTGCATTTCTCAGCCGAACGGGAACCAAGAGTAGCACCCTTAGGTGTTCCACTGTAGTCGTAATAGAACTTATCATTGACGGGGTCGAACTCATAGGTGCTGTGATTCAGAGAACGGATAGTGGCATTGATGCTGACTCCCGTCAGGTCTACATCATACCCTGCACGGCTTTCCGTATCTATTTCTGGGTCTCCTATCTGTAGCGTTTCCCCGTTGTAATAGAACCACTCGCCATAAGAGCGGAGCAGACGGGATAGGAATCCGTAGCTTGTCTCTTTATAGCGGGCAACATAAGGGATGATGTCCGTATGTTTGGGATTGTTGGTCACATTCATTTTCACCCCGCTCTTATCAAGTATGTCGCTGACTATCGTATTCAGGTTTTGCTCTACATAGCAGTCCATAGCGGGGTCTCTGTCCAGCAGGATGGTAGGGCTTCCCCCTTCCAGTATGACAAATCCCTGATTACCGTCGAAACCTTCAACATGAATATCAGAAATCAGTCCGTGAAATTCCGTTTTTTCTCCACTCTCATGGTGGGTCATGATGATGGATACCTTCTCACCCAGTTGCTTGAATATCACATCGGGACCGATAGCCCACACGCTTGGTTTGTCCGGACGGTAGTTCACTTTGATTTTGAAACGGTGATGTGTACTGACCGACTGAAAAAGTTCCATTGTCACATAATCGCAGACTTTTCCTGCTACTTTTATCTCCACGCTTACAGCGTCCAAGTTTGTCGATGCCATAGTTTATATGTTTTATGGGTGAATACTATGAGTTAATAAAAACACGGTAGTTATAGGTCTCCGGAGACAACCGCCTGAGCTCACTGTCCAAATTGACAACGAACTCTTCCCTGTCCAATCCTTGCATCCCCTCCGATAACCGTAGATACACGTCCAGCGTCCTTATGAAACCTTCGCTTTCTTTTTTACCGGCTACATACCCCAGCTTTACCTCCACAGAGCGAATGCTGTCGCCATACCTTGCCATGCAGAAGTTGCGTATATCCTCTTTCGTGTATATCCTGCCGTGTGACAATAGCATGAATCGGTACATATCCATCCGGCGCTTTACGGATGGGGACGGCTTTCCTCCACGGGCAGAAGTGACAAACCGCAGTGTATCTCCGTCTATATCGGAGTTGGCGCAGTCATTTAATGGCTCTCCCGCATAGATGTCATTGGCAAATTCGCCATTAGTAAGAGTATAATCCACAGTTAACCGGGTATCCTTGTCATAACGTTGGTCAATGACTACATATGACAACATTTCCTGTCCTCCGACTCCGTCTTTATTTTTATCTCCCAATTGGTTTACCCGTTCCTCTATCTGCTCGATCACCTCTTTCATCCCGTCTTTGTCTGTCGAAGAGAAGGCCATGCTTTCGTCATATAGCAGGTCTGTCAGGCGGTTCAGAAAATCTTTGGCATCCATCGCATTGAAGCGTTCGCAACCGCCCCTTCTGACCGAATAACAGCCGGCTCTGCCTTCATCCTGTGTGCCGGAAATTTCCCTAAGCCGGTCTCCGTGGTTATCGGTAATCGAATCCACAAACAGGAAATATTCAAATTCCGTCTTTTCCAAAGGGAGAATGGCCGAGACGGAATCTACCTTTCTGGTAATCTTTGCCGGATATTTGTTTACTACGATAAAAGTGTTCATCTGCACCTTTACCTGTTCCAGTATTTCTTTTGAAAAAGCGGTGGGAAATTCTATATCTATCCAAACAGTATCCGCATCACATTCGGCAATGAAATCACTTGGCAGCAGGAAAGAGATTTCTTCGGGCACTCTGCTACGTGACAAATCTCTGACTTTTAATCCGTGAGCTTTCAATGTCAGGTAATGGGAAGCATATTTGCTGGTTATTTCTTCCGTAATCAACCTGCCAAGATCGTATTTCTCACTGACCGAACGTGTGGGGTCGTACTCGATTCCCCCTTTAATTTCTACAGGAATACCGGCAATCGTGCAATGGCAGTACGGCAGTAATTTCAGATAACTGCTTTTATCTGCTACAAGCGGTATATCTATATATAACGGCAAGTCGTTGAGAGTAGTTACATTGTTGCCTATTTTCATCCCGATACTGATTTTCCGACCCATTACCGGCACATCGGAACGAAAGCGGGCAGTGGCGTCACGTTCTCCTTCGGGAGTGATGGTGCAAAATTCATCCGCCGTCACGAGATACTTCAGTTCGGCATTGATTATGCGGGTTTCATGCAGCGGAGTAAAGAAGAGATTTTTCATCTTATACTTCTTCACTATCTCCGTGCTTTTATAAGAAAACAGGTCTGTGGGAGATACAGTAGCTTGCGGTGTATATGGTCGGGCAGCAGCAATAGCATGGGCGGGTTTGGCAACCAATGCCGTGTGTGGAGTAAGGGCGGAAGCGACTTTCTCCAACAATCGGCTTTCAATGGCGTGCATATCACCGGACAGCTTGAAAATTTCGCCCGACAAGGCTTCAATCAGCAGTCGGATAAGGGGGTCCATGCCATCTATATTTCGTATGTCATATAGGGTTGCCGCCTGTTTGAACATCCGGGCTTTAATGCTTTCTTTTGTGAATAGATTTGCCATACGTTTTAATTTTATATTTCAACTGCCTGATTATTCGTTTGATAAAGGTCCCATGTATAATTTGTAACCGAAACCGCAGGGAGCACCGGTGGAATTCAATGTGGCGAGTACTGTAATATCTACCCGCTTACGTATCATCCGGTTATCCAGAACTTCTTCCCTGACGACTTCTTGTAGGTTTACCGAGAGAGTGATGTCGGAAATGCGTTTCTCATAAGTGGAAATCGCCTGCATCACGTATCCGGTAAACAGTTCTTTCCATTGTTCGGTAGAAACAATGCGCTCAAAGTCCAACTCCCAAATCCGACAACCGTATTTGGGGTCGAAACGGTGCTCACCCGGACAGGTGGTCAGCAACAGTTCGATGTGCTGGTCGATGGATTCCAGTTCGGAACATCTTTCCAGTTGCCGGATATCTCCTTCGAAGAGCTTTTCCAAACGTACCGGTAGTTTATAGTATTTCTGTTTCATCTTCCAAAGAATTTACTTTGTCGTGGTGCGGCTATTCTACCGCCCCACATACTGCTATGTCCTGTGTCATACCGGCGCTCAATGCCGAATGAATTTCTTTTGTACAAGTTGTGCGACCATAGGTAGGGATTCCTCCGGTCTGCGAGTATATCCTCCAGCTTAGCCAGAAGCAATCTCCTGTCGGAAAGATTGCTTTCCAGAACATAGGTCATATAAGTTCCGGTATAGGGGTGGTATTGTGAAATGAACAATTCACACCCGCCGCCTTGCATCGAGACTTCGCATCTCTCCAGCATGGTATCATAACTGATATATACTCCCGTCAGCCCGCAAGCCGGTGCGGGGGAAGCATGGGGAACTGCCGTCCCGATGTATCCGAGCTTCTCGACTTCACCGCCTTGCCAAAGACCCGTTTTGAGTAGTCCTGCCATTTCATGTAGTGAGTATATAGCCATAGTATTATCGTTTTAGTTCAAATTCATCACCTCCCATCCGGACAGACGGAAAAGTCATCACAATGGTCTTTACCGATGTGTCTCCCTGCGATACATTGTGATAATGCACGCAGCTCGCATTACTGAAATTTATCTCGAACAGTGCACCTTCGTCCATAGCATCGCTGTTGAGATAGAATCGGACTGTCCCGTTTTCTTTCCTGTCCGCTCTCATTATCCAGTTTTCTACCTCCGCATTCACCGGCTCTGAAAATACGGCGTATGCTTCCATATATTCTTTCGAGGAATTATCCGGCTCATAGGCAATATCAAACTCGGACAAGATGTGCGACTGCCCGCAAAGCGTTATCTCGCATACCATATCCGGATTGCGTCTATCCGCAAACACTTCTTTTCCTTTAAACAGCCTGTCGAAAAAGCCCATAGTTATTTGTTTTTAAAAAATAAGTCATTGTCCGTTACAATCTCTTTGGCTTCTATCACAATGATAGTCACCACACCTTTTTTAACCCGCGAATCGTAGTTCATACGATAGCTCCTTACCGATGCGCCCGAAAATTGCAGTTTGGCAAAGGTCGTTTCGTGTTCATCCAGTGTAACAATCGCTCCATCTTCTTTACGGAAGGTGTCAAAGAGCCATCCCAGCAGGGTAGCGTCAGCAAATCCATCAATGACGATTCGTATTTCTCCGCCGCATACGCCGGAAGTGATTTCACCTTTACGCCCCACATTACGGCTCAATCCGTAATCAAAGTGTTTCAGCGGATATTTCCCCCGATACACACCGTGAGGAAGGTCGATATTCTCTTTATGTAAGTATAAATAGGTTTGCATCCAACGAATATTTTTATTTATCTGATGGCCATCTGAGTTTTTTTGTTTTCTTTACTATATTTCCTTGCTCATCATATTCTGAGATTTCAAGTGTTATGGTACCATTGTAGTCGGAATTGTAGATATGCTTAACTTTTTTGTTCCCTTTATAATAGATACTGTCGGTTGAGTAGCCTGTACTTCTTATAGTATGATTGACGTTTACTTTCAGTCCGTTTTCTTCATACTCTGTTTTTTTATTGACTAAAGTCATATCATTGTCCAACTCTTCCTTAATTTTCTTTTTTCCATCAATGTATTCCTTCATCACTCTATTAAGTACACCGTTTAAGGTAATCCGAGTGATTAAGGTATCATTAACAGTTTGTTTCAATGAACACTCGATATTTTGTTTGTAATCGGAAGAAGGGACAAGATTAACAGCTTCTTTATAATCTGTATCATTAAATTTATAGGTTTCTTCTCTTTGCCCGGTGTTTAAATCATGATGGATTTTCTTCGTATTATTTCCATTATTATCATAGTAGTAGTATTCCTCATATCTTGAGTCAGAAGAGGGTTCATCTCCTAATATTATAATACTTTTATTATACTTAGGCTTATTCTTATCATAATAGGTAGAAAAAGTATAACTAAATGTGTCTTTATTATTTTCCAATACAAGTTCTTCTATGGTATTTTCAGTGTATCTCATTGTTTTTAGCAATGATTCCGACAAGGGTTCCTCTACAGTATAGCAGGAAGAATCATTATCATAACTATATGTCTTTGTAAAATTATTTACATTCGCCAAGATCTCTTTATCTTTATTGTCTCCAAAATAGAGATAGTCATATTCAGTACCTTGTGCAGTTAGAATCCTGTTGTTTTCATTATAAATATTAATATATTTAATAATATTAATAGAATTATACCCTTCCTGCTGTTTACTATTTTTGCAGCTCAATAAAAGTAATATACTACCTAAAAAAAATAAATTTCTTATATTCATTATTTTAGAATTTAACTCCTAGATTACCTAAATTTTTTTGCATCTCTATATAATGTGAATTCAGTATTTTGTGACATTC containing:
- a CDS encoding type VI secretion system Vgr family protein; protein product: MASTNLDAVSVEIKVAGKVCDYVTMELFQSVSTHHRFKIKVNYRPDKPSVWAIGPDVIFKQLGEKVSIIMTHHESGEKTEFHGLISDIHVEGFDGNQGFVILEGGSPTILLDRDPAMDCYVEQNLNTIVSDILDKSGVKMNVTNNPKHTDIIPYVARYKETSYGFLSRLLRSYGEWFYYNGETLQIGDPEIDTESRAGYDVDLTGVSINATIRSLNHSTYEFDPVNDKFYYDYSGTPKGATLGSRSAEKCSEPIFPTEAKLPSIRPAYSAMDLEHYGDAGFHRNYSQLSQIKASSRYCGIRLGELVVTRVPESFPGVKITDLGRYRITEITHTVNYKGQYSNTFCGVPGGTPIMPWGDAVMPVAYPEMARVVSNDDPKNQGRVKVQFMWQEVDGGESYWMRVQSPDAGKSEQVAKNRGFVFIPEPGDLVMVGFEQGNPDRPYVTGSLFYKANSEGAATDNTVKSMRTRSGHTLEFKDDEGGDWGITLRDINGNVIHLNSKDKNIDITAPETITLTAKNVCINTEENVQITAKKNIDMTVEADINSSAKGNLLLQADKDVLTAAKGNVGIEAKSDINMVGKNIAVEGNSKITLNGGQTQVAGQQTTIQGAANKIEIM
- the tssD gene encoding type VI secretion system tube protein TssD encodes the protein MGFFDRLFKGKEVFADRRNPDMVCEITLCGQSHILSEFDIAYEPDNSSKEYMEAYAVFSEPVNAEVENWIMRADRKENGTVRFYLNSDAMDEGALFEINFSNASCVHYHNVSQGDTSVKTIVMTFPSVRMGGDEFELKR
- a CDS encoding type VI secretion system baseplate subunit TssF, whose product is MANLFTKESIKARMFKQAATLYDIRNIDGMDPLIRLLIEALSGEIFKLSGDMHAIESRLLEKVASALTPHTALVAKPAHAIAAARPYTPQATVSPTDLFSYKSTEIVKKYKMKNLFFTPLHETRIINAELKYLVTADEFCTITPEGERDATARFRSDVPVMGRKISIGMKIGNNVTTLNDLPLYIDIPLVADKSSYLKLLPYCHCTIAGIPVEIKGGIEYDPTRSVSEKYDLGRLITEEITSKYASHYLTLKAHGLKVRDLSRSRVPEEISFLLPSDFIAECDADTVWIDIEFPTAFSKEILEQVKVQMNTFIVVNKYPAKITRKVDSVSAILPLEKTEFEYFLFVDSITDNHGDRLREISGTQDEGRAGCYSVRRGGCERFNAMDAKDFLNRLTDLLYDESMAFSSTDKDGMKEVIEQIEERVNQLGDKNKDGVGGQEMLSYVVIDQRYDKDTRLTVDYTLTNGEFANDIYAGEPLNDCANSDIDGDTLRFVTSARGGKPSPSVKRRMDMYRFMLLSHGRIYTKEDIRNFCMARYGDSIRSVEVKLGYVAGKKESEGFIRTLDVYLRLSEGMQGLDREEFVVNLDSELRRLSPETYNYRVFINS
- a CDS encoding GPW/gp25 family protein → MKQKYYKLPVRLEKLFEGDIRQLERCSELESIDQHIELLLTTCPGEHRFDPKYGCRIWELDFERIVSTEQWKELFTGYVMQAISTYEKRISDITLSVNLQEVVREEVLDNRMIRKRVDITVLATLNSTGAPCGFGYKLYMGPLSNE
- the tssD gene encoding type VI secretion system tube protein TssD is translated as MQTYLYLHKENIDLPHGVYRGKYPLKHFDYGLSRNVGRKGEITSGVCGGEIRIVIDGFADATLLGWLFDTFRKEDGAIVTLDEHETTFAKLQFSGASVRSYRMNYDSRVKKGVVTIIVIEAKEIVTDNDLFFKNK